From Microcoleus sp. FACHB-831, a single genomic window includes:
- a CDS encoding DUF3696 domain-containing protein, translating to MLTLGFTGDKSVLREYQLTNFKAFAGPETIPIRPITLIYGPNSSGKSSILQSLLLLKQTLQEAENPETLLLPKGNLVNLGGYREFIHRHDVSKPFSFKVLLDVDKHETPNPFENLVRDKLIQTALLGLQVTFTYDQNTSNVVFSSVDVFIGDDSSPAVIYKPEKQDSFGVELSSYQETVLKLDNINYAYSFWKAWFDTYGAKLAKNALAEVNSHVRQKNIRAAQLQQPQHKQRLEKLQKEIEQLIRLQKRFDNYTFDAAIEDFSKANLHSLMLCRNFLPVTSNGLPGEEFSNPEIRYLFQENRRHWLPDILGVTLQACSTFRRFLENTIYIGPLRDYPERLYILSGNSSQQVGKSGKMLSDILFRNSELLKQVNDQLEGFGLGYELKVAAYTNYETSELSDVFALRLVDKYTGVNVSLLDVGFGISQVLPIVVQSMLSRNQTLLIEQPEIHIHPRLQAELGSLLAECIKPPFENQFIIETHSEHLMLRLQKLIRKGELKPEDVSVIYVARDNDGSKCLHLRLDEEGDFIDEWPDGFFEEDFNEIFH from the coding sequence ATGCTGACTTTAGGCTTCACAGGAGACAAGAGCGTGCTGCGCGAATACCAGCTTACTAATTTCAAAGCCTTTGCTGGGCCAGAAACAATTCCGATTCGTCCAATTACGCTCATCTATGGGCCAAACTCTTCTGGCAAGAGTTCCATTTTGCAATCGCTGTTGCTGCTTAAGCAAACTCTTCAAGAAGCCGAAAACCCAGAAACTCTTTTGCTACCTAAAGGCAATTTAGTTAACCTCGGTGGCTATCGTGAATTTATCCATCGCCACGATGTCAGCAAGCCATTCTCGTTCAAGGTACTTTTGGATGTAGACAAGCACGAAACACCAAATCCATTTGAAAACCTTGTCAGGGACAAGCTGATTCAGACTGCGCTTTTAGGTTTGCAAGTCACTTTCACTTACGACCAAAATACATCAAATGTCGTTTTCTCCTCAGTAGATGTATTTATTGGGGACGATTCCTCCCCAGCGGTTATCTATAAACCTGAAAAACAAGACAGTTTCGGAGTGGAACTAAGTAGTTATCAGGAGACTGTCCTCAAGCTAGACAACATAAACTATGCCTACAGCTTTTGGAAAGCTTGGTTTGATACTTACGGAGCAAAACTTGCCAAAAACGCACTTGCCGAGGTAAACAGTCATGTGCGTCAGAAAAATATTCGAGCTGCACAACTGCAACAACCTCAACACAAACAACGGTTGGAGAAACTTCAGAAGGAGATTGAGCAATTAATTCGGTTGCAGAAGCGCTTCGATAACTACACATTCGATGCCGCTATAGAAGACTTTTCAAAAGCGAATCTACATTCATTGATGCTGTGTCGGAACTTCCTGCCCGTCACGTCAAATGGTCTGCCTGGAGAGGAGTTTTCTAACCCAGAAATTCGCTATTTATTTCAGGAAAACAGACGCCATTGGCTACCAGACATTTTGGGTGTCACGCTTCAGGCTTGCTCTACGTTTAGACGTTTCCTAGAGAATACAATTTATATTGGCCCTTTGCGAGACTACCCTGAACGACTTTACATCTTGAGCGGTAACTCAAGCCAACAGGTAGGAAAATCTGGAAAGATGCTATCAGATATCCTGTTTAGAAATTCTGAACTTCTGAAACAGGTGAACGACCAACTAGAAGGCTTCGGTTTGGGATATGAACTCAAAGTTGCCGCCTACACTAACTACGAAACATCGGAACTGAGTGACGTTTTTGCCTTGCGCTTAGTTGATAAATACACTGGGGTGAATGTTAGCCTTCTGGATGTTGGATTTGGTATTAGCCAAGTGCTGCCAATCGTTGTTCAGAGTATGCTTTCACGCAACCAAACTCTGCTGATTGAACAGCCAGAAATTCATATTCACCCACGCCTGCAAGCTGAACTCGGTTCGCTACTGGCAGAGTGCATCAAACCTCCTTTCGAGAATCAGTTTATTATCGAAACTCACAGCGAACATTTGATGTTGCGCCTTCAGAAGTTAATTCGTAAGGGAGAGTTAAAGCCAGAAGATGTGTCGGTTATTTATGTAGCTCGTGACAATGACGGATCGAAGTGCTTACACTTAAGGTTAGATGAAGAAGGCGACTTTATTGATGAGTGGCCAGACGGGTTCTTTGAAGAAGACTTTAACGAGATTTTCCACTAA
- a CDS encoding Npun_F5749 family FMN-dependent PPOX-type flavoprotein: MTLAPWRSPLARALHRNRSQPESRYLQLATLQADGRPANRTIVFRGFLDDTNQLKFVTDSRSQKAEQIDRQPWGEACWYFTKTREQFRIAGKLTLVRENYNDAVLQQARHTSWQELSDAARVQFAWPNPAEPRANTDAFAPPPPAADKPLENFCLLLLEAVQVDHLELRGEPQNRWLYNFDSEQVWSVQAVNP, translated from the coding sequence ATGACTCTTGCTCCCTGGCGATCGCCCCTTGCTCGTGCCCTTCATCGTAACCGCAGCCAGCCAGAATCGCGCTACCTGCAACTGGCAACACTCCAAGCAGATGGACGACCTGCTAACCGTACAATAGTATTTCGCGGCTTTCTAGACGATACCAATCAACTCAAATTCGTCACAGACTCCCGCAGCCAAAAAGCAGAACAAATTGACCGTCAGCCTTGGGGGGAAGCTTGCTGGTATTTCACCAAAACCCGCGAACAATTCCGCATTGCTGGTAAATTAACTCTAGTAAGAGAAAATTATAACGACGCAGTGCTGCAACAAGCGCGTCATACTAGCTGGCAAGAACTCTCAGACGCGGCTAGGGTGCAATTTGCATGGCCTAATCCAGCAGAACCTAGAGCCAATACAGATGCTTTTGCGCCACCACCCCCAGCAGCGGACAAGCCACTAGAGAATTTTTGCCTACTGTTGCTAGAAGCCGTGCAGGTAGATCATCTGGAGTTGCGAGGCGAACCCCAAAATCGCTGGCTGTACAACTTCGACAGCGAGCAAGTATGGTCTGTTCAAGCCGTAAATCCCTGA
- the cysE gene encoding serine O-acetyltransferase → MLSTLLADFRIIFERDPAARNWLEVLFCYPGLQALMFHRLAHWLHILGMPFIPRLISQFARFLTGIEIHPGATIGKAVFIDHGMGVVIGETAIVGDYALIYQGATLGGTGKECGKRHPTLGENVVVGAGAKVLGNIQIGNSVRIGAGSVVLRDVPSDCTVVGIPGRIVYRSGVKVNPLEHASLPDSEAAAIRALVDRLESLETQLQELQNAQKTPTSVIASLESQLKAELPPSNDNSAATAQSCRLRDKTIQQFLDGAGI, encoded by the coding sequence GTGCTGTCTACGCTGCTAGCTGACTTCCGTATCATCTTTGAGCGCGACCCAGCCGCCCGCAACTGGCTGGAAGTTTTGTTCTGCTATCCCGGTTTGCAGGCGCTTATGTTTCATCGCCTTGCCCACTGGCTACACATACTGGGAATGCCCTTCATCCCCCGGTTGATTTCCCAATTTGCTCGCTTCTTGACTGGCATTGAAATTCACCCTGGTGCCACCATTGGAAAGGCTGTTTTTATCGATCACGGCATGGGCGTGGTTATCGGTGAAACCGCCATTGTGGGAGATTATGCTCTTATCTACCAAGGTGCTACCCTCGGCGGGACGGGCAAGGAATGCGGCAAGCGTCACCCCACTTTAGGGGAAAATGTAGTAGTCGGCGCTGGTGCTAAGGTTCTTGGGAATATTCAAATTGGCAACAGCGTCCGCATCGGCGCGGGGTCGGTTGTATTGCGCGATGTTCCTTCGGATTGTACCGTTGTGGGCATACCGGGTCGAATTGTCTATCGCTCTGGCGTGAAAGTTAATCCCCTCGAACACGCAAGCCTCCCAGATTCCGAAGCCGCAGCGATTCGCGCCTTGGTAGACCGCTTGGAGTCCCTAGAGACGCAGTTGCAAGAGCTGCAAAACGCTCAAAAAACTCCTACTTCAGTCATCGCCAGCCTGGAATCGCAACTCAAAGCTGAACTTCCACCAAGCAATGATAACTCCGCAGCAACAGCTCAAAGTTGTCGTCTTAGGGATAAAACTATTCAGCAATTTTTAGATGGTGCTGGTATTTAA
- a CDS encoding alternative oxidase, translating into MIRFLVGVLVFVIDKLYRDRPYQRFYVLETVARVPYFSFLSVLHLYETLGLWRKADWLKVHFAESWNELHHLLIMESLGGNKHWSDRFLAQTTALFYYWVVVALYMVSPRTAYYFMQLVEEHAHHTYDTFVREHEAELKAQPAPLVAIKYYRDGDLYMFDEFQSCGTPETRRPMVDSLYDVFVNIRDDESEHVKTMLACQKPDAQKNFKSPHTQALLEQNAVLPPVTDKELEVELVSAPR; encoded by the coding sequence ATGATTAGATTTCTTGTGGGCGTACTCGTGTTCGTAATTGACAAACTTTACCGCGATCGCCCCTATCAGCGCTTCTACGTCCTAGAGACAGTTGCTCGCGTCCCCTACTTTTCTTTCCTCTCGGTTCTGCACCTCTACGAAACCCTGGGACTTTGGCGCAAAGCCGACTGGCTAAAAGTACACTTTGCCGAATCTTGGAACGAGCTGCACCACCTACTGATTATGGAATCGTTGGGTGGCAACAAACACTGGAGCGATCGCTTCCTTGCCCAAACTACAGCTCTATTCTATTACTGGGTAGTTGTGGCACTCTATATGGTTTCGCCCCGCACCGCCTACTACTTCATGCAACTGGTGGAAGAACACGCCCATCACACCTACGATACATTTGTGCGCGAACATGAAGCAGAACTAAAAGCACAACCCGCACCCTTAGTAGCTATCAAATACTACCGCGACGGCGATCTTTATATGTTCGACGAGTTTCAATCCTGCGGCACGCCTGAAACTCGTCGCCCTATGGTTGACAGCTTGTATGATGTATTTGTCAACATCCGCGATGACGAAAGCGAACACGTCAAGACAATGTTGGCTTGCCAAAAGCCGGATGCTCAAAAAAACTTCAAGAGTCCCCACACACAAGCATTACTAGAACAGAATGCAGTCCTGCCACCTGTAACCGATAAAGAACTTGAGGTTGAATTAGTCTCGGCGCCGCGTTAA
- a CDS encoding DUF3352 domain-containing protein, with protein MKRSSFFYALAAGVVVLLLISAGGFYWLTNRSPLNLLGGGETATPEAAMFVPSQAPAMVSLLVNPDRLDGFEKIVASLGEGKRSRLDLDELKQNLLANTGVDYQRDIQPWLGDEITLAVTTLDFDREAQNGKQPGYLLAATTKDPEKSKEFVQLFWQKQSELETDLVFEQYQGVKLIYKNQTSEKKKSVASAVVGDRFVLFANDPKVLRDAINNVQAPTLSLSNSSSYQLALQSITQPRIALSFVNLPALTERIGNNSASLAPKGYESLAIALSLNNQGILAETALLGGSNEKITATTPTLSQPVAALQYIPQTSGFVAASTNLNQLWDRLQPALSGDNTLSQFLNQSIASLQDRWGIQLPADIFSWVEGEYALALLPRPDRNYPDWIFVAEKSDKAESGIEHLDAVAKQRGFSIGSLPLEDRDISAWTKLTTATATKEGKQNGPVVLNAQVQGVHATAGKYEIFTTSIEAMDRALKASSDPLVVSGNFKDAIAPFTTPNNGYLYVDWAASQSLLERQVPILPFVELVGKPLFDNLRSLSLTSQGASDGVQRSQIFFRLGKNKD; from the coding sequence ATGAAGCGTAGCTCGTTTTTCTATGCCCTAGCAGCTGGCGTCGTAGTGCTGCTCTTAATTAGTGCTGGTGGATTTTACTGGCTGACGAACCGAAGTCCGCTCAATCTACTGGGGGGGGGAGAGACGGCGACCCCGGAGGCTGCCATGTTTGTGCCTTCACAAGCTCCCGCTATGGTATCTTTGTTGGTCAATCCAGACCGCTTAGATGGGTTTGAGAAGATTGTAGCCAGTCTTGGAGAAGGCAAGCGATCGCGTTTGGACCTAGACGAACTCAAACAAAACTTACTCGCTAACACTGGCGTAGACTACCAGCGCGATATCCAACCCTGGCTGGGTGACGAAATAACTCTAGCCGTTACCACCTTAGATTTTGACCGGGAAGCGCAGAATGGCAAGCAGCCAGGGTATCTGCTTGCAGCCACAACTAAAGATCCCGAAAAGAGTAAAGAGTTTGTACAACTCTTCTGGCAAAAACAATCTGAATTAGAAACAGATTTAGTCTTTGAACAATACCAAGGCGTTAAGCTGATTTACAAAAATCAAACGTCAGAAAAGAAAAAGTCTGTAGCTAGCGCAGTTGTCGGCGATCGCTTTGTCTTATTTGCCAACGATCCCAAAGTGCTGCGAGATGCCATTAATAACGTCCAAGCTCCTACTCTCAGCCTGAGTAATTCTAGTTCCTACCAACTGGCATTGCAGAGCATTACCCAGCCTCGAATTGCCCTCAGTTTTGTGAATCTACCCGCACTGACTGAACGCATAGGAAATAACTCAGCCTCTCTAGCACCAAAAGGCTATGAAAGTCTGGCGATCGCCCTTTCGCTCAACAACCAAGGAATTCTCGCAGAAACAGCACTGCTGGGGGGAAGTAATGAAAAAATAACCGCTACTACCCCAACCCTTTCTCAACCAGTAGCCGCCTTACAATACATACCGCAAACAAGCGGGTTTGTCGCCGCCAGCACCAACCTCAATCAACTTTGGGATCGGTTGCAGCCTGCATTATCAGGTGACAATACCCTCTCGCAATTCCTCAATCAATCAATAGCAAGCCTCCAGGATCGTTGGGGAATTCAACTACCTGCTGATATTTTTAGCTGGGTGGAAGGAGAGTACGCCTTAGCCTTATTACCTCGTCCAGATAGAAACTATCCCGATTGGATTTTTGTTGCAGAAAAATCTGATAAAGCAGAATCAGGAATTGAACATTTGGACGCTGTTGCCAAACAGCGGGGATTCAGCATTGGTTCCCTACCACTCGAAGATAGAGACATTTCTGCGTGGACAAAGCTGACAACTGCTACTGCTACCAAAGAAGGTAAACAAAACGGCCCAGTTGTACTAAACGCTCAGGTGCAGGGAGTCCACGCAACAGCGGGTAAATATGAAATTTTCACAACATCAATTGAAGCAATGGATCGAGCGCTTAAAGCAAGCTCCGATCCCCTTGTAGTTAGTGGTAATTTCAAAGATGCGATCGCGCCTTTCACGACTCCCAATAATGGCTATCTTTATGTAGACTGGGCTGCAAGTCAGTCGCTTTTAGAGCGCCAAGTACCAATATTGCCCTTTGTCGAACTTGTCGGTAAACCCTTATTCGACAACCTGCGATCGCTAAGTCTCACTTCCCAAGGTGCGTCCGATGGCGTCCAACGCAGCCAGATATTCTTCCGTCTGGGTAAAAATAAAGACTAA
- a CDS encoding rhodanese-like domain-containing protein: protein MSAQFFTNSIPQISVDELAARMASSPDGLQLLDVREPQELELAHLDGFANLPLSEFAEWSGQIQHRFDPHAETLVLCHHGIRSAQMCQWLTAQGFTNVKNIAGGIDAYSLMVDRNIPRY from the coding sequence ATGTCAGCCCAATTTTTCACTAATTCCATTCCCCAGATTAGCGTAGATGAGCTAGCAGCTCGCATGGCTTCTTCCCCCGATGGGCTGCAACTGCTGGATGTGCGAGAGCCTCAAGAACTAGAGCTAGCTCATCTCGACGGCTTCGCCAACTTACCTTTAAGCGAATTTGCCGAATGGTCTGGCCAAATCCAGCATCGCTTCGACCCCCACGCGGAGACGCTTGTACTCTGCCATCACGGTATCCGCTCTGCCCAAATGTGTCAGTGGCTAACCGCTCAGGGCTTCACCAATGTCAAAAATATCGCTGGTGGAATCGATGCTTACTCGCTGATGGTCGATCGTAATATTCCTCGCTACTAA
- the hrcA gene encoding heat-inducible transcriptional repressor HrcA, translating into MQVSLTDRQQRILWATVRHYIATAEPVGSKALVDEYNLRVSPATIRTAMGVLEKAGLLYQPHTSAGRIPSDSGYRIYVDNLIMPSDDLGLKVEQLFAKRLNWENSSFEALLHGAAQILATLSGYITLITMPQPRTARLRHLQLVQIDPGRVMLIVVTDAYETQSVLMELPKPESDATPRDAEIVERELQILSNFLNTQLRERSLSELATLDWSELDRQFECYGDFLKTLLAELTRRSQPPTSTPIMIRGVSEVLRQPEFSELQQVQMLLHLLEEEQDQLWPLIFELPTPYVSGGAGMPQQSQQKRVKVRIGTENPLEPMRTCTLISATYRQGSVPVGSVGVLGPTRMVYENAIALVEAAADFLSDALSQTA; encoded by the coding sequence ATGCAAGTGAGTCTGACCGATCGGCAACAACGCATTCTGTGGGCTACTGTCCGTCACTATATTGCGACGGCGGAGCCTGTTGGCTCGAAAGCTTTGGTGGACGAATACAATCTGCGTGTTAGCCCAGCAACGATTCGCACTGCTATGGGCGTTTTAGAAAAAGCTGGTTTGCTATATCAACCCCACACTTCGGCTGGACGAATTCCTTCTGATTCGGGCTATCGCATTTATGTTGACAACCTAATAATGCCTTCGGATGACTTAGGGCTGAAGGTAGAGCAGTTGTTCGCAAAGCGGCTAAATTGGGAAAATTCAAGTTTTGAAGCATTGCTACACGGCGCGGCGCAAATCTTGGCGACGCTGAGTGGGTATATTACTTTGATTACGATGCCTCAGCCTCGTACTGCACGGTTGCGGCATTTGCAGTTGGTGCAGATAGATCCGGGCCGGGTGATGCTGATTGTGGTTACAGATGCTTATGAAACGCAGTCTGTGTTGATGGAGTTGCCCAAGCCGGAGTCAGATGCAACGCCACGCGATGCGGAGATTGTGGAGAGGGAGTTGCAAATTTTGTCGAACTTTTTGAACACTCAGTTGAGGGAGCGATCGCTCTCGGAATTGGCGACGCTAGATTGGAGCGAGTTAGATCGACAATTTGAATGCTATGGCGATTTCCTGAAAACTTTGCTCGCAGAATTAACTCGTCGCAGTCAGCCGCCAACTTCGACGCCGATTATGATTCGTGGCGTGTCGGAGGTGTTGCGTCAGCCAGAATTTTCCGAGTTGCAGCAAGTCCAGATGCTTTTGCACCTATTGGAAGAGGAACAAGACCAGCTTTGGCCTTTAATCTTTGAATTGCCTACACCATATGTTTCAGGTGGGGCTGGTATGCCACAACAGTCTCAACAAAAGCGGGTTAAGGTGCGTATTGGCACGGAAAATCCTTTGGAACCAATGCGTACTTGTACGCTAATTTCTGCAACTTACAGGCAAGGGTCGGTTCCGGTGGGGAGTGTGGGTGTGTTGGGGCCAACGCGGATGGTATACGAAAATGCGATCGCCCTTGTTGAAGCCGCAGCAGATTTTCTTTCTGATGCCCTCTCTCAAACCGCTTAA
- a CDS encoding DUF2834 domain-containing protein produces MARKIAFWLLWVGFVSYAFFLAPPNQPDTFELIKDLSTGKWEGINTLIVSLFNIMGVWPIIYSCLLFIDGKGQKIPAWPFALLSFGVGAFAILPYLALRERKREFIGQKNLFLKLLDSRWTGVALTIGAIALVAYGLQGANWADYVQQFQTSRFIHVMSLDFCLLCLLFPALLGDDMARRGINNSALFWAVSLLPLFGPLAYLCLRPPTPESSADVVSPKQQAAST; encoded by the coding sequence ATGGCTAGAAAAATTGCATTTTGGTTGCTGTGGGTCGGGTTTGTCAGTTATGCCTTTTTTTTAGCCCCTCCCAATCAACCAGATACGTTTGAACTAATTAAGGATCTTTCAACTGGCAAGTGGGAAGGTATCAACACCCTGATTGTGTCGCTATTTAATATCATGGGTGTCTGGCCGATAATCTACAGTTGCTTGCTATTTATTGATGGCAAAGGACAAAAAATACCAGCGTGGCCTTTTGCTTTGCTCTCTTTTGGGGTGGGGGCATTTGCTATCTTGCCTTATCTGGCGCTACGGGAACGGAAACGAGAATTTATTGGGCAAAAGAATCTGTTTTTGAAACTGTTAGATTCTCGCTGGACTGGTGTTGCTTTAACTATAGGCGCGATCGCTTTGGTTGCTTATGGTTTGCAGGGAGCAAATTGGGCAGATTATGTTCAACAGTTCCAAACCAGCCGTTTCATCCATGTAATGAGTCTGGATTTCTGCCTGCTGTGTTTGTTATTTCCAGCACTTTTGGGCGATGACATGGCGCGGCGGGGCATAAACAATTCCGCACTTTTTTGGGCAGTTTCTCTCTTGCCTCTTTTTGGCCCTTTGGCGTATTTGTGCTTGCGCCCTCCTACGCCAGAAAGCAGTGCCGATGTAGTCAGCCCTAAGCAGCAAGCAGCTTCAACTTAA
- a CDS encoding high light inducible protein — translation METSTSNATETSVKKKERKGFEFEFAPQSEVWNERLAMLGFVAYLNWI, via the coding sequence ATGGAAACTTCTACCAGCAATGCAACTGAAACCTCAGTGAAGAAAAAAGAGCGCAAGGGCTTTGAGTTTGAATTTGCTCCCCAGTCAGAAGTTTGGAACGAGCGCTTGGCTATGCTCGGTTTTGTCGCTTACCTAAATTGGATTTGA
- a CDS encoding DUF2834 domain-containing protein: protein MGRKLLLWLIWVVFTGYTVWLAPLDRPDTWPLVQRLLTFKFAEVNAILMAIFWLMGVWPMIYACLMFADGKIQDFRIWPYFIGSNGIGVICLIPYLILRKSNPKFTAYKDTLLKILDSRLTGLALLLITIVLVGYAINAGNWGDYVEQFQSTEFVHLISIDFCLMCLIFPLTSLFDDDMARRGIKDGRIFWAVAIVPLFGPLAYLCLRPNLPEFSTKTSKVGSAHPTSSSLWLDTQG from the coding sequence ATGGGCAGAAAATTGCTCTTGTGGTTGATATGGGTGGTATTTACGGGCTATACAGTGTGGCTGGCTCCCCTCGATCGACCAGATACATGGCCCTTAGTGCAAAGGTTGTTAACGTTTAAGTTCGCAGAAGTTAATGCGATTTTAATGGCAATATTCTGGCTAATGGGCGTGTGGCCGATGATTTATGCGTGCTTGATGTTTGCCGACGGCAAAATTCAAGATTTCCGTATTTGGCCTTATTTCATAGGGTCAAATGGAATAGGAGTAATTTGCCTCATTCCCTATTTGATACTTCGTAAATCTAATCCAAAATTCACCGCTTATAAGGATACTTTACTAAAAATATTAGATTCACGATTGACAGGGTTGGCTCTGCTTTTAATTACGATTGTGTTAGTTGGTTACGCCATAAATGCTGGAAACTGGGGAGATTATGTTGAACAATTCCAAAGCACGGAATTTGTTCACTTGATAAGTATAGATTTTTGTTTAATGTGCTTAATATTTCCGCTCACATCATTATTTGATGACGATATGGCTCGCCGGGGTATTAAGGATGGGCGAATTTTTTGGGCAGTGGCGATAGTTCCTTTATTTGGCCCTTTGGCTTATCTATGTTTGCGCCCTAATTTGCCAGAATTTAGTACAAAAACAAGTAAGGTGGGCAGTGCCCACCCTACAAGTAGCTCGTTATGGTTGGATACGCAAGGTTAA